In the genome of Hugenholtzia roseola DSM 9546, one region contains:
- a CDS encoding PAS domain S-box protein has protein sequence MKQEYDNESLLDKNSLSKGKLSEKSLEDRLWLDSTLSRFDDILRINYDKSVEVFADIVIAEACTIVEAISGSFFIVDEDQALVRAVAGFGTTVETMAQREFRIGAGIIGQCVKSKTTRLLTDIPPQNVVIKSSLGDLSADSVVVIPLIFNERVYGVIEVVSLKRFPSKYLDFLDRLCRNIASTLQSIQANARMRKLLIELQEQTQKQASQEEELRQNLEELEATQEELQRQKLQVEQQSAFYTTIFKYAPVLFITTDVKGVITGFNPAAEALLGYEADELIGKQTPALFHDMGEVAAYQPILSKELGYEVPLGFDVFVEKSKKSLTNRREWTYVAKSGARYTVELSINAIFNRKGEIEGYFGIAQDVTERKTNQQELEAQKAAMLRTIEELESAQDQMRQQQEALFEVNEEVNREKVHFENVVSNVNGMVYTFEFDPKTGATGFPYASSKAKDLFGLTPEELKALGSTGIDVHPDDQKRFEQSVAESAQSMSPYKIRIRLKAANGKYEWFRAESNPTFTERDTILWYGYMQNIQEEVEREKVFQQNEELRTLEEELRQNLEELQASQELIEKQNQELSSRQTQLQTFLDAADDHFLAVDKDFKIVIANDALRQMYRKRGVEILIEETHIYDLLPQAEWESHYKPLYERAFKGERVSFMTEFEGEHFSLTYAPLRSSPKSKPYAVAVASKNVTQVAQEIEQKKRGKNR, from the coding sequence ATGAAACAAGAATACGACAATGAGTCGCTTTTAGATAAAAACAGTCTTTCGAAAGGCAAACTCTCTGAAAAAAGTTTGGAAGACCGCCTTTGGCTCGATTCCACACTAAGCCGTTTTGATGACATCTTGCGCATCAATTACGACAAATCAGTAGAAGTTTTTGCCGACATTGTTATTGCAGAGGCTTGTACGATAGTAGAAGCCATCAGCGGTTCTTTTTTTATTGTAGATGAAGACCAAGCCTTAGTGCGGGCAGTGGCAGGCTTCGGCACTACGGTAGAAACCATGGCACAGCGCGAATTTCGTATCGGCGCAGGCATCATAGGGCAGTGTGTCAAGTCTAAAACGACGCGCCTACTTACCGATATTCCGCCCCAAAATGTAGTAATTAAATCTTCCTTAGGCGATTTGAGTGCAGACTCGGTCGTGGTCATTCCCCTGATTTTCAACGAAAGAGTCTATGGCGTAATCGAAGTGGTAAGCCTCAAACGCTTTCCCTCCAAATATTTAGACTTTTTGGATAGACTTTGTAGAAATATCGCCTCTACCCTGCAAAGTATTCAGGCGAATGCACGCATGCGCAAACTCTTGATAGAATTGCAGGAACAGACTCAAAAACAAGCCTCACAAGAGGAGGAATTGCGTCAGAATTTAGAAGAATTAGAAGCCACACAAGAAGAATTACAACGCCAAAAATTACAAGTAGAGCAGCAGAGTGCTTTTTATACCACTATCTTCAAATACGCCCCCGTTCTTTTTATCACAACTGATGTCAAGGGTGTCATCACAGGTTTTAACCCTGCCGCCGAAGCCCTTTTAGGCTATGAAGCAGACGAGCTTATTGGCAAACAAACGCCTGCCCTTTTTCACGACATGGGAGAAGTGGCTGCCTATCAGCCTATTCTATCAAAGGAGTTAGGCTATGAAGTGCCGTTGGGTTTTGATGTTTTTGTAGAAAAATCCAAAAAGAGCCTGACCAATAGGCGCGAATGGACATACGTAGCCAAGAGCGGAGCGCGTTATACGGTAGAACTAAGCATCAACGCCATTTTTAATAGAAAAGGTGAAATAGAAGGCTATTTTGGCATTGCGCAAGATGTTACCGAGCGCAAAACCAATCAGCAGGAATTAGAAGCCCAAAAAGCGGCGATGCTTCGTACTATTGAGGAGTTGGAATCGGCACAAGACCAGATGCGTCAGCAGCAGGAAGCTCTCTTTGAAGTCAATGAAGAGGTGAATCGTGAAAAGGTACATTTCGAAAATGTTGTTTCTAACGTCAATGGCATGGTCTATACCTTCGAATTCGACCCCAAAACAGGTGCTACGGGCTTCCCTTATGCTTCCTCGAAGGCGAAAGACTTGTTCGGACTTACACCCGAAGAATTGAAGGCTCTTGGCTCGACAGGCATAGATGTCCACCCCGACGACCAAAAACGCTTCGAGCAAAGTGTGGCAGAATCGGCGCAAAGCATGAGTCCCTACAAAATCCGAATCCGTCTAAAAGCTGCCAACGGCAAATACGAGTGGTTTAGGGCAGAATCAAATCCTACCTTCACCGAGCGCGACACCATACTTTGGTACGGTTATATGCAAAATATTCAAGAGGAGGTAGAGCGCGAAAAAGTGTTCCAACAAAACGAAGAATTGCGAACCTTAGAAGAGGAATTGCGTCAGAATTTGGAAGAACTGCAAGCCAGTCAGGAATTGATAGAAAAGCAGAATCAGGAATTGAGCAGCCGCCAGACCCAACTGCAAACTTTCTTAGACGCTGCCGACGACCATTTCTTAGCCGTTGATAAGGATTTTAAAATCGTGATTGCCAATGATGCGCTTCGTCAGATGTACCGAAAAAGGGGAGTAGAAATTTTGATAGAAGAAACTCACATTTACGATTTGTTGCCCCAAGCCGAATGGGAATCGCACTACAAGCCGCTCTATGAGCGTGCCTTCAAAGGGGAGCGCGTGAGTTTTATGACCGAATTTGAGGGTGAGCATTTTAGTCTGACCTATGCCCCCTTGCGTAGCAGCCCAAAAAGCAAGCCTTATGCAGTGGCGGTGGCTTCCAAAAATGTTACACAAGTGGCGCAAGAAATCGAGCAGAAGAAGCGCGGCAAAAATAGATAG
- a CDS encoding site-2 protease family protein, translating into MSDDHASFSYPPASPAPRTNWKTILFQILLFSLTLISTTFAGAEWIYADSFFNLVESDTFLSVAIVQGNLGWSHWLDGLYYSVPFLGILTFHEFGHYFAALHYRLRVSLPYYIPIWLGFLGMPSTIGTMGAFIKIKSPLKTRAAFFDVGIAGPLAGFVVALGVLIYGFQTFPPQSYLIEKPHPQWQAFYEQHGNTKFVYAAQEDFVKRGYSLSGQIELGTNLLFEFCKQFLINDPTNLPPNSELMHYPWILAGYLALFFTALNLMPIGQLDGGHVLYGLLGSKRHGAISRIIFVVFIGYAGLGLFSIQDNYQDLLLYGALYLFFLYATLERSFESRLTALVIATAIFTTQFVLKTVFPTVEGYQGWLLFGFIIGRFLGTAHPEALDEKTPLSPFRKFLGWLALIVFILCFSPTPFVIS; encoded by the coding sequence ATGTCTGATGACCACGCTTCTTTTTCTTATCCGCCTGCCTCGCCTGCGCCACGCACGAATTGGAAAACAATCTTGTTTCAAATTTTGCTCTTTTCTCTGACACTTATCAGCACTACTTTTGCAGGGGCAGAATGGATTTATGCCGACAGTTTTTTCAATTTGGTAGAAAGCGATACTTTTCTTTCGGTAGCAATCGTACAAGGGAATTTGGGTTGGTCGCATTGGTTAGATGGCTTGTACTATTCTGTGCCTTTTTTAGGGATTCTCACCTTTCACGAATTTGGGCATTATTTCGCTGCCTTACACTACCGCCTGCGTGTGAGTTTGCCCTACTACATTCCAATATGGTTGGGCTTTTTAGGTATGCCCTCTACTATCGGCACAATGGGCGCATTTATCAAAATCAAATCGCCTTTAAAAACTCGTGCCGCCTTTTTTGATGTGGGCATAGCAGGTCCTTTGGCGGGCTTTGTCGTCGCTTTGGGGGTCTTGATTTATGGCTTCCAAACCTTTCCGCCTCAAAGTTATTTGATAGAAAAGCCGCACCCCCAATGGCAAGCCTTTTATGAACAACATGGCAACACCAAATTTGTATATGCTGCCCAAGAAGATTTTGTGAAAAGAGGGTACAGTTTAAGTGGGCAAATTGAGTTGGGAACAAACCTACTCTTCGAGTTTTGCAAACAATTCCTCATCAATGACCCTACAAATTTGCCTCCTAATAGCGAATTGATGCACTATCCTTGGATTTTGGCAGGTTATTTAGCCCTTTTCTTTACAGCCCTTAACCTGATGCCTATCGGACAGTTAGATGGAGGGCATGTCTTGTATGGGCTTTTGGGAAGTAAAAGACATGGGGCTATTTCGCGCATCATCTTTGTCGTTTTTATCGGATATGCAGGATTGGGGCTTTTTTCTATCCAAGACAACTATCAAGACCTACTTCTCTATGGTGCTTTGTACCTCTTTTTCCTATATGCAACCTTAGAACGCAGTTTCGAGTCGCGCCTCACTGCCCTTGTCATAGCTACTGCCATCTTCACGACTCAATTTGTACTCAAAACCGTCTTCCCTACCGTAGAGGGCTATCAAGGCTGGCTACTCTTTGGCTTCATTATCGGTAGATTTTTAGGCACAGCGCACCCCGAAGCCTTAGACGAAAAAACACCGCTCTCTCCGTTTCGCAAGTTTTTGGGCTGGCTGGCGCTGATTGTTTTCATTCTTTGCTTTTCGCCTACTCCATTTGTAATAAGCTAA
- a CDS encoding T9SS type A sorting domain-containing protein — protein sequence MKKNILFLSMIGFFLLWNNTTLLAQSDACADATAITANFSCNNSNYSIPSTFTRDAISAASCVSNANNREDGWHSFTAIGTSSTITITTNRDVAIAVYSGSCGSLTELGCEDALGNNGTETLTIATTVGTTYFIRIIRYEAGGNNNMTGNICVTSPPPPPVNDICTGAIELTVGEFECSPINGTTVNATASNAFGGAPSCASGNGAEDVWYRFTAPASGDIALSTIAGTMTDSGMQLYHAPDGTCGSLNSVECDDDDGQGSMSQIVNYNLIPGDVYYVRIWDFGGGQSTFGVCVQQQYSDCNVSIPLCSDAAFNTNSFGFGATQDPINNCFGTFSESQSVWINFEAQTTGTLSFVIDSQNSPADDYDFIVYRANNPDFCTNVATNGTVVSCNARSSVGAGGTTGVSTALGGTTNSEGPNAGNPFNLDINATAGDRFYLLINNFSTTGIGFNLSFGGTADLDCTILPVEMQEFKGQVQGERNLLQWVTVSEWQSEAFEVERSADGKNFVYLGRIQAGKNGKSKQYYQFADNQPLEGDNYYRLKQIDQNQTFTYSKTILLRNAFKKSFQITNLYPNPAQEELSLTFYLPQNDLLYLEFLTAEGKKCFSDTRHFEAGEQTWQHNIASLPAGLYLIRLTQTQKGETSFKKFIKR from the coding sequence ATGAAAAAAAATATTTTATTTTTATCTATGATAGGATTTTTTCTATTATGGAACAACACCACTTTATTGGCACAAAGCGACGCTTGTGCAGATGCGACGGCAATTACAGCCAATTTCAGTTGTAATAATAGCAACTATTCTATTCCTTCCACTTTCACACGTGATGCCATCTCAGCAGCCTCTTGCGTCAGCAATGCCAATAACCGCGAAGACGGTTGGCATAGTTTCACCGCCATCGGGACAAGCTCTACCATTACCATCACAACAAATAGAGATGTAGCCATTGCCGTTTATAGTGGCAGTTGTGGCAGCCTAACCGAGTTGGGTTGTGAAGATGCACTTGGAAATAATGGAACAGAAACGCTAACGATTGCCACAACCGTCGGCACAACTTATTTTATCCGAATCATACGATATGAAGCAGGTGGAAATAACAACATGACGGGCAATATCTGTGTAACCAGCCCTCCGCCGCCCCCTGTCAATGACATCTGTACAGGGGCTATCGAGCTTACCGTAGGCGAATTTGAGTGCAGTCCTATCAATGGCACTACCGTCAATGCTACTGCCAGCAATGCCTTTGGCGGCGCACCCTCCTGTGCCAGTGGAAACGGCGCAGAAGATGTGTGGTATAGATTTACCGCTCCTGCCAGCGGCGATATTGCCCTTAGCACAATAGCAGGCACAATGACCGATAGCGGCATGCAACTCTATCACGCGCCTGATGGCACTTGTGGCTCACTTAATTCGGTAGAATGTGATGACGATGACGGACAAGGCAGCATGTCGCAGATTGTCAATTACAACCTTATACCCGGCGATGTCTATTACGTGCGCATTTGGGATTTTGGTGGGGGACAAAGTACGTTTGGCGTTTGTGTGCAGCAGCAATATTCAGACTGCAATGTCAGTATTCCCTTATGCAGTGATGCCGCCTTTAATACCAATAGTTTTGGTTTTGGTGCAACACAAGACCCTATCAATAACTGTTTTGGCACTTTTTCGGAATCGCAATCGGTATGGATAAATTTTGAAGCCCAAACCACTGGCACACTTTCCTTTGTCATAGATTCACAAAATAGCCCTGCCGACGATTATGATTTTATCGTTTATCGCGCCAATAATCCAGACTTTTGTACCAACGTCGCTACCAACGGAACAGTCGTTTCCTGCAACGCACGCTCCAGCGTAGGCGCAGGCGGCACCACAGGCGTAAGCACTGCTTTGGGCGGCACTACCAATTCCGAAGGTCCCAATGCAGGCAATCCTTTCAATTTAGACATCAACGCCACAGCAGGCGACCGCTTTTATCTTCTTATCAATAATTTTAGCACCACAGGCATCGGCTTCAATCTCTCCTTTGGCGGCACTGCCGACCTCGACTGCACCATACTGCCTGTGGAAATGCAGGAATTTAAGGGACAAGTACAAGGCGAGCGAAATTTGCTCCAATGGGTTACGGTATCGGAATGGCAGAGCGAAGCCTTTGAAGTAGAGCGTAGTGCAGATGGCAAAAATTTCGTTTATTTGGGTAGGATTCAGGCAGGTAAAAATGGCAAAAGCAAACAATACTACCAATTTGCCGACAATCAGCCCCTCGAAGGCGATAATTATTACCGCCTCAAACAAATAGACCAAAATCAGACCTTCACCTACTCGAAGACTATCCTATTGCGAAACGCCTTCAAAAAGAGCTTCCAGATAACCAATTTATACCCCAATCCTGCCCAAGAAGAACTATCCCTAACTTTCTACTTGCCACAAAACGACCTACTATACCTCGAATTTCTAACGGCAGAGGGCAAAAAGTGCTTCTCCGATACAAGGCACTTCGAGGCAGGCGAACAGACTTGGCAACACAATATCGCTTCTCTTCCTGCGGGTTTGTATCTAATCCGACTAACCCAAACCCAAAAAGGCGAAACTTCATTCAAAAAATTCATTAAAAGATAA
- the rplQ gene encoding 50S ribosomal protein L17 produces MRHASKINTLGRTASHRKALMANMASSLIKHKRIKTTLAKAKALRSYVEPMLTQAKTDTTAARRLVFAKVQDKEVVKILFDEIAQKIADRPGGYTRILKLGQRVGDAAEICFIELVDYNDLMKKGEGKATKTRRRRKKKATDAAPENTASEATENSTEE; encoded by the coding sequence ATGAGACACGCAAGTAAAATCAATACACTCGGACGCACAGCCTCACATCGTAAGGCTTTGATGGCTAACATGGCATCGTCGCTCATTAAACATAAGCGCATCAAAACCACTTTGGCGAAAGCAAAAGCCTTGCGCAGCTATGTAGAGCCGATGCTTACACAAGCCAAAACCGACACCACAGCCGCAAGACGCTTAGTTTTTGCTAAGGTGCAAGACAAAGAAGTGGTCAAAATCCTTTTTGATGAGATTGCACAAAAAATTGCAGACCGTCCCGGTGGCTATACACGCATCTTGAAATTGGGACAGCGTGTAGGTGATGCTGCTGAAATCTGCTTCATCGAGCTTGTCGATTACAACGATTTGATGAAGAAAGGCGAAGGCAAAGCCACTAAAACGCGCCGCCGTCGCAAGAAAAAAGCAACCGACGCTGCACCTGAAAATACAGCTTCTGAAGCAACAGAAAACAGCACAGAGGAATAA
- a CDS encoding DNA-directed RNA polymerase subunit alpha produces MAVLGFQMPEKVVMEKADDFHGLFEFKPLEPGYGVTIGNALRRVLLSSLEGYAIVGIRIPSVLHEFSTMEGVVEDVSEIILNLKMVCLKRKVEEPTLKFSAHVKGKNVITAGDLGINSSDFTILNPDLVICHLDESVEFEIDLFIDRGKGYVPAEENKPATEMPIGYIPIDAIYTPIKNVRYSIENTRVEQRTDYEKLLIEIKTDGSIHPEEALKSAAHLLIKHLLLISDQNITLDEAEREEQEAVDEEMLYMRRLLKSPLSELDLSVRAYNCLKAANIKTLGDLVSLEISDMMKFRNFGKKSLTELEQLVNEKGLTFGMDVSKYRLDED; encoded by the coding sequence ATGGCAGTTTTAGGATTTCAGATGCCCGAAAAGGTGGTAATGGAAAAAGCAGACGACTTCCACGGGCTATTCGAGTTTAAGCCGCTTGAACCCGGTTATGGGGTTACGATAGGAAATGCTCTGCGCCGCGTACTCTTGTCTTCGCTTGAAGGCTATGCCATCGTAGGCATACGAATCCCCTCTGTGTTACACGAATTTTCTACTATGGAAGGCGTAGTGGAAGACGTGAGTGAAATTATCCTCAACTTGAAAATGGTGTGTTTGAAGAGGAAAGTAGAAGAACCTACTTTGAAATTCTCGGCGCACGTCAAAGGAAAGAACGTCATCACAGCTGGCGATTTAGGGATTAACTCTTCCGATTTTACCATTCTGAATCCTGACTTGGTGATTTGCCATTTAGATGAATCGGTAGAGTTCGAGATTGACCTGTTTATTGATAGAGGCAAAGGATACGTTCCCGCAGAGGAAAACAAGCCCGCTACCGAAATGCCTATCGGTTATATTCCGATTGATGCCATCTACACGCCTATCAAAAACGTGCGTTATAGCATCGAAAATACGCGCGTAGAACAGCGCACCGACTATGAAAAGTTGCTCATCGAAATTAAAACTGATGGCTCTATTCACCCAGAGGAGGCACTTAAATCGGCTGCACACTTGCTCATCAAGCATCTCCTACTTATCTCCGACCAAAACATCACCCTCGATGAAGCCGAAAGAGAAGAGCAGGAAGCCGTAGATGAGGAAATGCTCTACATGCGTCGCTTGCTAAAATCCCCGCTTTCAGAGTTAGACCTTTCGGTACGCGCTTACAACTGCTTGAAGGCAGCCAACATCAAGACTTTGGGCGATTTGGTAAGTTTAGAGATTTCAGATATGATGAAATTTAGAAACTTCGGTAAAAAATCCCTCACCGAACTTGAACAACTCGTCAATGAGAAAGGACTTACTTTTGGCATGGACGTATCTAAGTATCGTTTAGACGAAGACTAA
- the rpsD gene encoding 30S ribosomal protein S4 has translation MARYTGPIDKIARRFNEAIFGPSKALKRKPYAPGQHGKGRRRKPSDYAVQLMEKQKAKHTYGVLERQFSNLFKRAASKQGATGHNLIKFLEARLDNVVYRLGIAPTRRAARQLVSHKHITVNGEVVNVPSYALRPGDIVGVREKSKSLEVISESLSGRAANKYSWLEWDSNQLAGKFMSYPEREEVPENIQERLIVELYSK, from the coding sequence ATGGCAAGATATACAGGTCCTATTGATAAGATAGCACGCCGCTTCAACGAGGCTATCTTCGGTCCTAGTAAGGCTCTTAAGCGTAAGCCTTATGCGCCGGGTCAGCATGGCAAAGGTCGCCGTCGTAAGCCGTCCGACTATGCCGTCCAGCTCATGGAAAAACAAAAAGCCAAGCACACCTACGGGGTGTTAGAGCGTCAGTTCTCTAATCTTTTCAAGCGTGCTGCCAGCAAACAAGGTGCGACAGGTCATAACTTGATTAAGTTCTTGGAAGCGCGTCTTGACAACGTCGTTTATCGTTTAGGCATTGCACCTACACGCCGCGCTGCCCGTCAGCTCGTCAGTCACAAGCACATCACCGTCAATGGTGAGGTCGTCAATGTGCCTTCTTACGCATTGCGCCCTGGCGATATCGTGGGAGTTCGTGAGAAGTCTAAGTCCTTAGAAGTCATTTCTGAAAGCCTTTCTGGGCGTGCAGCCAACAAGTATTCTTGGTTGGAATGGGATAGCAACCAGTTGGCGGGTAAATTTATGAGCTATCCTGAACGCGAAGAAGTGCCTGAGAACATTCAAGAGCGTCTTATCGTAGAATTGTACTCTAAGTAA
- the rpsK gene encoding 30S ribosomal protein S11: MAQKRKDKAKKRVVKVEATGQAHIKASFNNIIVSMTNEAGQVITWASAGKMNFKGSKKNTPYAAQVAAKDCAQRAFDLGLRKVDVFVKGPGSGRESAIRAISAVGIEIASIKDVTPLPHNGCRPPKRRRV, translated from the coding sequence ATGGCACAAAAAAGAAAAGATAAAGCTAAAAAGCGCGTCGTTAAAGTAGAAGCGACAGGGCAGGCACACATCAAAGCCTCCTTCAACAACATCATCGTTTCTATGACCAACGAGGCTGGACAGGTCATCACTTGGGCTTCGGCGGGTAAAATGAACTTTAAGGGTTCGAAGAAAAACACGCCCTATGCAGCTCAGGTTGCGGCAAAAGATTGCGCACAACGCGCTTTTGACTTAGGACTTCGCAAGGTAGATGTCTTCGTCAAAGGACCTGGTTCTGGTCGTGAGTCTGCGATTCGCGCTATTAGCGCGGTAGGCATTGAAATTGCCTCTATCAAAGATGTTACGCCACTACCTCACAACGGTTGCCGTCCACCCAAACGCCGTCGCGTTTAA
- the rpsM gene encoding 30S ribosomal protein S13, producing MARIQGVDIPDKKRGVISLTYIYGIGPTRARTILESVGISADKRAGQWTDEEARAIREFIAQNYKTEGELKSEVQLNIKRLMDIGCYRGLRHRKGLPVRGQRTQTNARTRKGKRKTVANKKK from the coding sequence ATGGCAAGGATACAAGGGGTAGATATTCCCGACAAAAAACGTGGAGTCATTAGTTTGACTTACATCTATGGAATCGGTCCTACACGTGCAAGAACTATCTTGGAAAGCGTAGGCATTTCTGCTGATAAGCGTGCAGGGCAATGGACAGACGAAGAGGCACGCGCCATTCGCGAGTTTATCGCTCAAAACTACAAAACGGAAGGTGAATTGAAGTCGGAAGTGCAGCTCAACATCAAGCGTTTGATGGACATCGGCTGCTACCGTGGTCTTCGCCACCGTAAGGGTTTGCCTGTTCGCGGTCAGCGCACCCAAACCAACGCGCGTACCCGCAAAGGTAAGCGCAAAACAGTTGCCAACAAGAAAAAATAA